From the Misgurnus anguillicaudatus chromosome 17, ASM2758022v2, whole genome shotgun sequence genome, one window contains:
- the spryd7b gene encoding SPRY domain-containing protein 7b isoform X2, whose protein sequence is MSSSLILFNKLSRTDVVIVKSGRRICGTGACLANAPLHQNKSYFEFKIQSTGVWGIGVATQKVNLNQVPLGQDSHSLVLRHDGSIYHNNEEKNRLPANSLPQEGDVVGMTYDHVELNLYLNGKNMHCPASGIRGTVFPVVYVDDSAIIDCQFSDFYHASPEGFEKILFEQQIF, encoded by the exons ATGTCAAGCAGTTTGATCCTTTTCAACAAGCTATCAA GGACGGATGTGGTCATCGTGAAAAGCGGGAGGCGGATCTGTGGAACTGGAGCCTGCCTCGCCAACGCCCCTTTACACCAGAACAAGAGCTATTTTGAGTTCAAGATCCAGTCCACGG GTGTATGGGGGATTGGTGTGGCAACGCAGAAAGTGAATTTGAACCAGGTGCCACTGGGTCAAGACAGTCACAGTTTGGTGCTAAGACATGATGGTTCTATATACCACAACAACGAGGAGAAAAATCGACTTCCTGCCAACAGTCTGCCACAGGAGGGGGATGTAgtg GGAATGACCTATGACCACGTGGAACTAAACTTGTATTTGAATGGAAAAAACATGCATTGTCCAGCCTCAGGTATTCGAGGGACAGTATTCCCTGTAGTTTATG TGGATGACAGTGCCATCATAGACTGCCAGTTCAGTGATTTCTACCATGCTTCACCCGAAGGCTTTGAAAAGATTCTGTTCGAACAGCAGATCTTTTAA